The DNA segment TTTTATCTCAACTGAATGTTACCAATCATTTTTTAAATGAATGGCTCGAAGCTCACTTTCTTTGGTGTACTATATTGAAGCTTTATTTCTTTACTGTGGAATTTGTGCTATAGTCATGATAAGACTATGCATTTATTTACTTAATTAGCTCTGTTTCAGTAGTAATTGATGTCAGTTTCCTTTGTATATTCATTTCCCCCATATTGAACCCCCGAAAACTTGTCAATATAAAATGGTACTGTATTCTGTTGCAGGTTGACCATTTGTTCAAGCACCGGATGAATGGCAGTATAGTAAATGCTTCAGAGTATCTCAAGCAATTTCCGTCACCTATTATTTCTATTATTGCCAAGTTCATCTCTTTCGTTTCTGGAGGCTTTGCTGCTATAATGATCATTATTGCATTTCTGGAGGAATCTTTATTGGAGGGCCATGTAATAGCTTTTCACTCCATTGCAAAAAGATGTTACACATATTTTGGGCATGACTTTGCTGTTGTCATTTGTAGTTTTTCATGGATGCCTTTTCTAAATTTTGTAGATATTTGGCCGCAACTTGTTCTGGTATGCTGCTGTTTTTGGTACCATTACAGCCATCAGCCGGGCTGCAGTTGCAGATGAGCTTCTTGTCCTTGATCCAGATGGAGCTATGTCTATGGTGGTTCAACATACACATTATATGCCAAAGAGATGGCGGGGCAAAGAAAACACTGAGACTGTCCGAGTGGAGTTTGAAACCCTATTTCAGGTACTGCTGCTTTAAACCAACGTATTATAACATAGATTTTTGCTTGGACTATGCCTACATAACCCACCACAGAACCTCTAAAAGACCCTTATGATCGAGAGTTTTGACCTTTTGTGCTGCAGTATACTGCCATGATGTTACTTGAAGAGATGGCTTCGATTTTCCTCACCCCATTGTTGCTTTTATTTGTTGTCCCAAAGGTACATATTTCACCTTTCCATAAACTTTCCATTTTATTGTATTAACCTGAGCACACTGCTTTTTAGCTAATGTCTTATCTTATTTTGCAGCGTGTGGATGACATATTACAGTTTATTGCAGATTTTACAATGAACATCGAAGGGGTTGGCCATGTCTGCAGGTTAGTCTATTGTTGATGAATATTTATGACAATAGAGAAGAATAATTCGTTAGATTTTATTGTTCTCAACATTAACAAGGTTGCATGTTTGGCTACTATCTTTTGACAGTTTTAGCGCTTTCGACTTTCAAAATCATGGTAATAGCAATTATGGTTCACCTTATCACACATCACGTGCTTGGAGGAGCTCTCAGGGCAAGATGGAGAAGTCATTTTTAAGGTATATATATTCTAGTAGCATGCacttatatttttgttaaataaCTTGTTTCTAAATACTTGTATATCAGTGTTTCTCCTGTAGGTGAAATAAGCAACACTAGCTGCATTTTaatgaatcaaaacaaatatcCAAATATAACAGTAAAATATCTTAGGTTTGTAGGAAAGTCGGTCTAAAAGCTGGCCCTTCTCTTGTTCTTTATCAGTTTTCCTGCATCGTGATAGAAATCAAGGGCATCGTGCTTGTCTTTGGCCAAAGTTTTTTGCATCCTCACCTATGTTACTTTTTTCATTGATCCATGCCTAGAGTCTAAAGATCATATGTGcaatttttctctttttatgaAAAGAGTAAATTTCGCCTTTTATGATAGTGATATGAGCTGAGTAGGCTTCTGTCTCTCTTTCTTAAATTATGACATTACAGTTCTGCGAAGGGATGACAATTGATTTTATATTTATCAGCCGCATTTGGCTTAGGACTTGCTAATTGGGTTTGCTATCCTTTGCCACCATTCCATCTGGTTTAAGTAATCTTTATTTCAACTTAAAATCTCCCCATCTTATTTTAAATCGGGAACTCTTTTTCTCTGGCAAATTCAATATCTTCAACCGTCTCTGGTGGATGAACATCTTAATTCCATAATCTTTCCTGAATGACATTGTTGTTTGAAGTTATATAACAATATAATTTTCCTACTCCAGTCAAAGAACACTCATGTTGACACAATCATTTTGGCTgatcttttgttttgtttttctgcATCATAATTAGTAGCAAAGCTGCTTTGTTTTGAAATAGCATTTGGAAAAATTTAGGATGCTTTTGCAGAAAATGATGTCTTATTTGATACGTGCTAACCTTGGATAGGGAAATCACAACTTAAATGAAATAGCACTTTGATAGAAGTCTGAATCACAAATTCAAACATTGACTTTTGATTATTCACATTTTCGTATGGAATCAAGGTTGACACATTCTCTTAGTTTCGTCATTAATTTGGTCCACTGGTTATTACTCATAATATGGACCCAATTTGTGTTTTTGTGTgggaccaaaaaaaaaaaaaaagaattctgGTATTTTCAGTGCAAGTGAAACTGGCTTCTCCTAGTGCCCGGGTTGTTATTTTCTCTGATACTTCCTACGTTTGCTTATTGATTTTACGATATTCAAATGGTTGCAGTTTCCAGAGCAGCTATCCTACCTGGCAGCCAAATGATGAGGGAAAGCAGTTCTTGTCAAATCTTCGAAATTTCAGGGAGCAAAAGTTGCAAGGTAATGGAATGAGACATCGGTACTCTCCTAGAATATGGCGAGGAAGCCCCAATTTGAGAGGTCCTGGAGATAGAAATACTGTGCAACATGCTACTCCTGGCTTTCCTTTGGGTTCTTTGTGGCTGATCGATGAAGTCCAGAAAAATCACCCGTATCTTCTCGATTGGTACTATACCTCCTGGCCTCATGCTTCAACTAATCATGCAAGAGACTCTCCAACAATAACACTTGAAGTGACTGAGCAACATCCTGGAGATTATTGGATGCCATCTAACTTGGCACAAAATGAAGAAAGATGTAATGATGAATTTTGGAATCGGAACTATGAAGATCGAACGGAGTCTCATTTGGGAGCATCGACATCAGTTCCTTTCTTCCGGGAGAGTGTACTTAGGCAACACGATACCAGCGACTATGAACATTCTGATAAGCCGGATTGGTGGGCTAGAAGTGGTccaccaggtgcacagacccaAGATAGTTTTATCGAGCCTCCTAATTTCAACCGCTTCACTTCAGATAATTATGATAATTTGTCAGACAGAAGCTTGGAGGAGCAAGAGCAACAGCTTCTGGATTGGAGGAGTTCTCGAAGGTTATCACGAACAACTTATATGGAGGAAGATCTTGAAACAGGAGGGAATGTAAATCTACATTTTGATGACATTTATAGCAGGCCCCCTCAGAGTCCCACGGAATATCGAGAACATCATCGGAGGTTGTGATCATAACTGGCAGTAACCTCTGTAGTTAGTTATATGAATGAGGTTATTATTGTCAGGAATTAATTAATGTGGGATGCATACAGGTTTCCAAGAATGGGATTGATTTCTTTTATATGTTCTATGATATGATCTATCTATAAAAAGGAAACTCTGTATTCTTTGTTGTAAATAAGATTCATTAGGAGATTAGATTCTGAAGTAGACCTCCCTCAGGTCAGGTCTATTTTCTGGAACTGTACAAACAATTACAGCTGATTGATATATTCTCATATCTGATTctattcaattaattattttctctGTTTTTGCATTGCTGGGTTTGTTTAGGTGAAAGATAAATCTGTGCAAAGGCAATTTCTTTAAAAATTTGATTACTTATTATAGGATTCAATTTCAATTCGTCTTAAATCTCTTGAAAATTTCAGTTGTGGGAAAATCTAGattgttttcttcatttttggtttaactataatttttttcaaGAGTTAAAACCTCAATGTTGCAGTTTTGAGGGCTGAGATTTAGAAATGAGGAACTACATACTTCCAAAGATGAAAGTGTAATGTCTGTGACATGTTTAAGTGACACATCATGCCAAGCGGTGGCATCTTGTAAAATACCCCTTCCagtcattattattattatttgaaaattatAATCTCTAATTTAACcacttaatttttatattcattcatttatatTCCAACTTAATTAATCCCAACTAACTACTCATTAAGACTTAAGACTTAACATCTCACTAGTCACTTCTTAATCGCACTTTAATCAAAGTTGTAAAAAATACTAGGCGCTAGTCGGGTGGATAGGGCCTTCGAGGATTAAtcggatttatatttttatattttttatttgttaatcaacaaattattatataaattcaattaaaatatgtatcatACTATTAAAAtagtaatataaaattatttaatatagaaaaacacgtatatttgtaacatatatttttaaaattgtgcaaacatcaacatttcaacaacaatatcattaaaacaacttaaaagtgaattataataaagcaaaaaaataaattcacaattaaaaatgtttttgttcattGTCGCTTAGGCGGTACCTAGGTGGTCTAGGCGGAGCCCAAGCGGCTGAAAATCGCCTAGGAGTTAATATAACGCCTAAAGGGACTAATCATAGAAAATCGGGGCGGATTCTCGATTTTGAGCGCCTAGGCTGGATCTAGGCGGTCCAAGCGGCCTTCGTTTCGAACAATGACTTTAATAgcattatgcatatgaaacttAGTTTGACCATAATATGAAATCAAAATGTATTAATACTTGTGTTGTTGTGttactaacacagttacaaataaaTCTAAACATCAATTatctctaaaatatttattgcgATACTAACACATTTACCAATAATTTCAAATTGCCAACAACTAAAGGCttgtttggtaagatgtaataGCCTTTGTAAAGGAATTCCATTACATTGAAAGTCCATTATCATATTTAGTtgtatattaaaattttgaaatgaGAAATTAATGGATTAAACTTTGTTCAACAACTCTTGTAATCCCCAtcacaaaaaatgaaaaaaaatggaaaaatgagaaaatagaacAAAATGGTGAAAATGGAATAtgaaaaaacgagaaaaatgtagaaaaaactataaaaacacaaaaacctatatattaatttcaaattttttttatgattacatttaactaagtaaacataaatattataatggtaattacatttcattttttatttcatttttttttatcaaccaAACATGATGATGGAATCAATGTTCCATTCCATtgacattacaactttgattacattacattaccaCATTATCAAATGAACCCTATGAACATCTACAAGAAAGACGATAGAATAATAATATGAGTGAAATTGAGGATGTAATTGAAAAGGATGACATTTTGGTGGGTTATAGAAGAGAAAATGCAATGAAGAATTTAAagacaagaagaagaaaaaaaagctgGTCTTCAATCATTAATTGTTTTGAGTTTTGTAAGGTTATTTTCTGTTTAAAACTCTAATTCCTTCTCTCCATTACTGAGTTAATTAGTTTTGTATATGCTAATCATTAGTGAGTTGGTACATATGATTATCAGTTGGTACATTTGTTTGTACAACTTTATAATCTAGCACCTTTTGTCCAGGTCTAAATGAATCTAATCACCTGAACAGGCTGCATCCGGTTCTTGATATTAGAAAATGTGGTTCCAACAATTTACACAAACATTACCCGGGTATTCGACCAGACCAGACGACAGAATGATCAAATTCTCTTATAGCCAGTCTTATTTTCCTGGATGAGATTCAGTAGCTTCTTTCCCATTGTTGCTGTCTGTCTTGCTCTGCATTTCTAGTAACTTCTGCTCTTCTTCCTCGGTTTCAACGGCTTTTATTTCTGGCACCGGAGGCTTAGGCTTATTTGTGGACTGCTGATACATGATTCCACCAGCCATACAAATGAGAAGCCCGACTGTTCCAACGAATGATGAATGCTTATCCCAGACAACCAAATTGATTACCACTGTCAAAAGCTTGTTCACCACTCCAAGAACAGTAAATCCTGTTGCGGAAATCGCCTTCCGGCATGAAAACCCAAAGAAAGAGATGGATAAACCAAATAAGCATGATAAGCCAACAGGCAAAACTACATCAAAAGAATGCCAATCTGACTCATCAGAGATTTCACGCTTTATCTTCTTTATTTCGCCCATTATAAGCAATTCGAACGGAAAGAGTAGGAGGGCCTCGAGATTGTTGTACAACACAAGACCCCAAGTATTTAAACCTATGGTCATAACAACATGCTTAATGTACACGAAATCAACAGTCATGCTTATCAAATAAGCTAGAGCCCAGCTGTAAGCTGCGATGGAGAATTGGTAATCTGTGAGAACATAAAGTACACTTCCGATAAAGATGGTTGCGAGTGACAACCATGTCTTCAATAGAGGGCATGGCTGGTGCAAGAAAAGGGTTTCTCCAACCGCAACAAATAAAGGGACTATAGAACGGAAGACAACGAATGTATCAACATTTGCATGTAATAAGAGCTCGCTGTTGgtaaagagagaaagataaaAAATGATGGCTGCAGGTAGGAACCGCCACATGGTTAGAGGATCAAGCCGGTCATGCTCTAAGATTTTTAAACACCCGCATAAAGCCACACCTGCTGCACTAGTGAAATACTGTAGAGCAGTTAGAGCTCCAGGATAGGGGAATTTCATGACAGCCCATTTGTTGATGATAGAAAGCAGAGACGCTGAAATGCAATATCCAACG comes from the Euphorbia lathyris chromosome 5, ddEupLath1.1, whole genome shotgun sequence genome and includes:
- the LOC136229291 gene encoding autophagy-related protein 9; amino-acid sequence: MMFGGQKGSNVLSIFKWRSHGESTLRTSLLNDVSPEIELSQYGRVPSPGSESPSGLLNGESLCVEPIADLDLFFERLYSYYCEKGLWCIIIKWIVELLSLGFTICFSGFFLLYVDWNGLRNAKCGMDAVESGIKPCDLAKEALHQHPLTPLTISKAIIVGYLGLFSIYWTFCFLRFFAQLRDLLGIRHFYYNSLHVADNEIHTMPWATILEKVVQLQSSQQLCVVKDLSAHDVVMRLMRKENYLIGMLNKGVLAFPISSWIPGTGPAVKYGSSGTQYRLTLTKTLEWTLNWCILQSMFDRNFCIRRDFISNPETLKRRLMVVGLAMLLLSPFLVIFMLVYLFLRHAEQFYNHPSTASSRRWSNLSRWIFREFNEVDHLFKHRMNGSIVNASEYLKQFPSPIISIIAKFISFVSGGFAAIMIIIAFLEESLLEGHIFGRNLFWYAAVFGTITAISRAAVADELLVLDPDGAMSMVVQHTHYMPKRWRGKENTETVRVEFETLFQYTAMMLLEEMASIFLTPLLLLFVVPKRVDDILQFIADFTMNIEGVGHVCSFSAFDFQNHGNSNYGSPYHTSRAWRSSQGKMEKSFLSFQSSYPTWQPNDEGKQFLSNLRNFREQKLQGNGMRHRYSPRIWRGSPNLRGPGDRNTVQHATPGFPLGSLWLIDEVQKNHPYLLDWYYTSWPHASTNHARDSPTITLEVTEQHPGDYWMPSNLAQNEERCNDEFWNRNYEDRTESHLGASTSVPFFRESVLRQHDTSDYEHSDKPDWWARSGPPGAQTQDSFIEPPNFNRFTSDNYDNLSDRSLEEQEQQLLDWRSSRRLSRTTYMEEDLETGGNVNLHFDDIYSRPPQSPTEYREHHRRL
- the LOC136231118 gene encoding GDP-mannose transporter GONST3-like; translation: MSGDVENPKVGENQKDSRASSPASEIQATWYSGLLHQTSVYGVAVGYCISASLLSIINKWAVMKFPYPGALTALQYFTSAAGVALCGCLKILEHDRLDPLTMWRFLPAAIIFYLSLFTNSELLLHANVDTFVVFRSIVPLFVAVGETLFLHQPCPLLKTWLSLATIFIGSVLYVLTDYQFSIAAYSWALAYLISMTVDFVYIKHVVMTIGLNTWGLVLYNNLEALLLFPFELLIMGEIKKIKREISDESDWHSFDVVLPVGLSCLFGLSISFFGFSCRKAISATGFTVLGVVNKLLTVVINLVVWDKHSSFVGTVGLLICMAGGIMYQQSTNKPKPPVPEIKAVETEEEEQKLLEMQSKTDSNNGKEATESHPGK